Genomic window (Cydia amplana chromosome 11, ilCydAmpl1.1, whole genome shotgun sequence):
gtacaacacTTAAAAAACGATTAGATGTCTATTTAAGtgacatttatatttaaagtttcAATTTCTGATGTTTTCAAACAACACTCGGACCACATTCAACTCTGACCATCAAAAATCTAGCAGAATAAAACTTTTTACAGACTATAAAAGTGttcttaaaaaatttttttctttttagatTTAAACAAAATGTCCAGAATTCTCGAGTTTTCACTACCAAATCATTAGTAGACGCCATAAACAAGGTAGAAGCTAAACCTAAGGTATTGGTTGTGGTCACTGGAGTTGGTGCGTATGAGCCTTCAGAGTGTAACAAGTATGATGAAAGTAGCACAGTCACTGGCTCAGACTTCTTCTCTAGATTAACTACTGAATGGGAGGGGGCAGCCAGTAAAGTAGACCCATCAGTTAGACTTGTAAGTACATACTACAagtaataaaaactttcaatgATCCAAACCCATTAACATATTGATAACATGTGTTGAAGGGATACATTTGTATGTATTCCTATAGTTTAAAGATTCTCTTTCAAAATTAGGCTATTTATTTCAAAGTTTCCAATAAGTATAAAGAagaataatttttttaaggcttcgtcacacaggcacgTTTTCTGGGCGGACCGTGAGCGGGGCgcaccgcttttacatataaaacgctcacgtccCGCTCACTCCTCgtctggaaaacgcgcctgtgtgacgaagccttaaactAAATATAACTTAAGTTAAAATGAAGTGActtcctattttatttttaaaattaagttccAAATAGCTAATAAAAGTGACCTAGTAttaccaaatatttttttcaagaaaCTTTTGATATTTTGTGGTTTCAGGTTATAATAAGATCCGGTGTAGTCATTGGCCGAGAAGGCGGAATGATAAAGAACATGATCCTGCCATTCTTCCTAGGCTTAGGTGGGCGTATTGGCTCAGGCAAGCAATTCCTGCCTTGGATACATGTGGATGATCTTACAGGAATCATCAAATTCGCGATAGAAAATGAAAAAGTCGATGGAATACTAAATGGTGTATCTCCTCACATTATAACTAATCAGGATTTTACAACGGTAAGATATACttaagaaatatatatattgaaatacaaatctatctatctatctatctatatagccTTTTATTCCGATCCTTGGGTACAACGgttattaagtcgattttattatttttactacaatatGTCCCGCAGTTCGGTGTGCCTCttggcataggcctcctccaaccttCTCCACTGTACTCTGTCCTCTGCAACTCTGGACCAGTAAGGCCCCAGGGTTAAGCGGATTTCATCTACCCATCTTGTTTTTGGATGTTTTTGTTTTCTACTTCCGTCTCTTGGGTGCCATAGGGTGACTTGTTTGctccatttatttaatttgcatCTCAGCATGTGTCCTGTCCACCCCCACTTTAGATGGTCTATCCGACTTAATATGTCCATAACCTTGGTTTTTCTTCTTATCGCCGAGTTTGAGATTTTGTCCTTAAGCTTAATTCCTAGGATACTTCTCTCCATTGCCCTTTGACATTTTGCCAATTTTTCTCTATCCTTGATAGTAAGTGACCATGTCTCACATCCGTAAGTTATACATGGTAGAATACAAGTGTTGAAAGTCTTTCTCTTAATGTGCATACTGATATCTGtgtttttcattatttcttttaAAGACCAGTACGTTTTCCATCCACAAGCTATTCTTTTGTTGACTTCCTTGGCCATTGAGTCGTTAGGGGAGATAATTTGTCCCAGGTAGACATATGTCTACCTGGGACaaattgaaatacaaatacaaatgtttatttcttaGAATATGGTAGATACAAAGATGGTCAAATTACAATAGGTCCGTCATACTCTGCCACATCACATATACAATGCATGTTCCAATAAACCATGCTGATGAGAAAAAAATCTTTAACTTTACACATTAAAACTGTGGATCTAGTGAAAAGAGGTACAACTGGTACATCTTGTGCAGAAGGGCACAAGTTCCATAATAACAATTGTACCCTTTTTATTTACCTGAGCTGCGCGAGACTTTTACCCCTTTTCACTAGAGTCACAATTGTATTTGATTATTAGAAATTAAAAACCATTAGGGTACAGTTAGCAACCAAACTAGCTATGAAAGAAGTTCTATATGAATTCCTTATTCTGAGGTTGTTACTCTGCACAGCTACTTGTACTACTCACTGCATCATAAGAGCTTGCCAGGTTCaagttaatgttttttttttcagtctttTGCCAAAGCTCTCAACCGACCAGCTTTCTTTCCTGTGCCAGAAACAATTCTAAATGTTCTACTCAACCCTGAGAGAGCCATGCTACTGACTAAAGGACAACACGTTACGCctaaaagagtcgtggaactcGGATATTCGTACAAGTACCCCAACTTAGATGAAGCATGCAAAGACGTCGCGCATCTGTTTCCAAAGAAAACTGCAAATTGAGGAAGTACGTATTTGTTTTGTCCTAGCTAGTTCGTAATACTTATCTCGCCACTCGAATACATCGAGAGCAAAAGAGATGTAGATCGATGTCGGAATCAGATATTGCCACCTTTAAATTCTTCACTGACTTGAATACAAAAAATCGGTGCGACATTTGACCTAATCAACGCGAATGCGCCACCTCGCTCCCGCGCCTCTGCGCCAATCTGAAATAAATAGTTCTTACTGTATCAATACTGTACTCACAGAAAAGTGTGAGGGCATGCCGCCAACACAGAAGTTAGCAAATTGCGGCCATCTTTCTCGTTTACTCCAATTTaatgcgtaattagagtgactgaGACTACATCCGTAACTTGCTTTCTGTTTTGAACCTTATAATTGACAGGACTAAACTTTCCTAATTTACGTTTTTCTTCACGGATTGATACGGATAATTTGAATGCATTTTCAGACTTGCTCTTGCCCAGTTAAACCCTGAAAAACTGATGctgaccagccagcctattatggatagctttatccatctttatccacgtgataaaataactgtcactgtttaacaccgtgggaaagaaagtgacggacaccgttttatcacgctgtcacgtagacaagaacaaccatcatatccgtacaggggaCAATACTTAGGATCTACTATGAGTATAAAGAATAAAAGTATGGATACTAGTAAAAATACAGTAACACCAAGAATTCATCTACGTTATCTACAATCTACAAGTAAGAATGTCACGTAATTATTTCAGGCAGATAtgtaaataacaattttttgcgccgtagcgaacgaaaacgaaaccaggggggtgtcactccgcagtttaggtacatttggccggcgcgcccatcagacaggcgtatagcagtgggctgccgctcggcgtgcacgatagtcgtgttatgtggcgctcgcgcaaaattgaaaatacacaatggcttcgaaacttactccgcgagaatcagacatgctattttcggataaaacatgtatgtttacataatcaacgtttgtaattcctacatatttatcttaaaaacaataaatcagtgggtataggtataaaaacttgtcaagtgataaccccgtgccgacactcacagcttggtcataaaactgcggcgcgcaaaggagattcacggttcgtgcgcggttataagtttcaattttgcttgcaggcggcgatataggtgtaattttatacctaaacctgacttttgtgaaggggtgaattttctgtacggtagtactattagttattctgtgacgaAACGCTTATGTCGCTCTTGCTCTGTCGCACTTGCTCTGTCGcacttatatggaagagtgatagagagacattacCGTTTCGCTTGCTATGGCGCAAACCAAAGAATTAAATCGCTACGATGGCGCAAACTCCATGTTCATTTGTTATAATATCAAGTTACTAATGTCGTAAAGTCGAATGTAAAgatatttcaatgaaatttaaacTTTTTGTGTACATAAACTCGATTCAAACTCATCTAGCAAAGGTTTTGTACGATGGACGAGGAATATCTTTACTACCCATAATTTATTTGCATTTATTTCTTAATAAGTCATCTCATCTAGAACACATTTTATTATGCCatcattacaaattaaaaacaaGGGAATGCCCACCGTAGCACAGaacaagtaatagtattatcatacagaacggccacgcaccgccccgccccgacacgcattacctcgccccgcgagcCCGCGACACGAATTTGGCCATAacctggcggacttctggcgtactctcagtatagcgacttacccacacatacacaatgacgcgtgtacaaacgtgccgtgcacacatctaAACGCTtctaaatgatttttgatgtatggcgtgtccgccctgtgaccgtaggtacctacacctacagttaaggtattaagtaggtataggaaAATTGAcagaaatatgtacttatacgcgatcttattcatcatcatcctggcgtcaatcccagctgtgcccccgcgcggggcgcgaggacccggggtccgccttccgactccttcgtgtccactttgacGCGATCTTATTGACCATacattaaccttttgaccgccacagcCGGCTGTAGGCGTCTTCGGAAAGTCTTGCCAAGGACGGCTACACCTACAGCCGACAGCTTCGCCAATGCAATAGGGACTTGGACTTAattatagtatgaattatctcagatgattTTTTCGAGCACTAATATGTTAAACAAaagcctttgtttcttttaagagcggtcttcagcacgtgccaaagtaaccatgtcgtttaaaaagcaactatcgtgatagtattaaggttcaaatttatgtgacagACTGACAGTACTGGaggttgcacgcttgggagtcggtgtGGGCTTAACAATTTCGGTTAAGGCAGTGTACATATTTTTGTCACTTTGTTCGTGTCgatatttaataggtactttgACTGTACTAACGAAAACATTTTGATTAAGTAGATTAGTTTTGTTATTGAATTGCAATATTTAGAAAACTTAGTGAAATATTGATTTAGAATGTAATGTATAAGAAATTAAAGTATCTAGTTAGATTTTCTAATTGACctttattatttcttacaaaatattttttcaattttactttatttgggtAATTTAGtatatagtagattgttaaccaagaaATGGAAGGCACTTATTTCTGCAGgtagtataatttaataatcagaggctgaaatgatacctttcacccgagttaaacactttacttttcttttcgaatacgaggaaagtaaaatgcatgtgccTTTAAAAAACGGCTAAGTATAAACTTCAGTAgtatcttgagggtactttcaatagTTTCTTAATATTTCAActaacaatttaggtaaaaatatcgttatttaTGTAATGAGGAGTTAAATattagaatggaaattgtataagaaaTCCGTTAAAAACCATATAcgtattaattatttatctttaaaaaatgaaaaaaaaaattttttcttgGAAAATAAAATGTTCTAGTGcggaaacgtatcactttctgcacacttTTTAGAACAACCAATAGGTAGGGTACCTATTAGTACCTCTCGGAGCatgagaaattaaaaatactgaTTTCATGTATCATTTTAAATCAAAACAACGAGGATAaataatgaaagttttattagaaaataataaattgctCTATTTAAGCTACaaataatgtttaaataatattataatcaaataagaaaatatttaagtaaatgcATAAATGTTGACACTTTAATTTTCATACACTCATGTATGATCTATTTTCACAGATAAAGAAGTAGgtaagacaattttttttggcatttatacTACATTCATGAAGTACCTAAgcatctatacttggtcaaccagatcttgacagtagaaaaaggcggcaaatttgaaaaatgtaggcgcgaagggatatcgtcccatataaaatttgaatttcgcgcctttttttactgacaggatttggttgaccagctatatgtgatatatataatatacatacactcatggttaaatttagtttagaggaacacaaaaatataagtttaattattaattttaaaattactttaggtgctTTAATCCAGTCATTAAACGTTTTTTCGCGTTTCTCTAAATTAGTCCATATATTGCTAGTCATTTTGTACGTAGGTTATGCTATTTTAACTGGGTAAAATACAGCCAAGAAAATACcatcttaaaatatttattatatcataaaaatcatgtataaaatttacaataaatatctGCTTTTTGCCTAATTCTAATAATTGGTTTACTTATACTATGTGTCTAAATTATTCTTAAGAGTTCTAATTAACTAACATAAACTGCTCATAGTGCTCATATATTCAACAAGGACCTTTAAGTATGTAAACATACGAAACCCCACGACTGAGTGTGAGTCGTTTGGAAAATCAATCAAATCACTGATACAAAGAAATGTAGGTACCTCATTGGTGTAACAATGAGGTCACATGTTTTTTTGTTTACATTAGTTTGATTAGTTTAAGGTCCTAATAGAGTAAACGATAAGTCGATAACACAAGTACTTTCACAAACACTGTCAAAAAAgaacaaattttaaaatcatTGAGTTTCGAGTTTTTGTCGTTAAAAtggatataatttaatatttagttaggtactaggtacatatCATGGCAATACCAGGTGTTCGCCAATCGCCAAGTGTCACACGagtattttaacttttttattatctGTTCACAACATGTTGGTTTGACCCGAACGACCCAATCTGATAACAAGACAATCGGATGGTGCATACAGAAAGGAATGCCTCACGTGTAGAAGTCACGTTGAGTTGACACAGTTATGCTCCGAAGGTTACATTTCAGGTAGGGGTATTccaatatacagggtgaaattTAAATCACTAGCTAGCCCTACTCTGCGTAGTGactttataggtcatactgaacgaCTTTATGGGAGCAATGTCTAAATCATTGAAAAATTTGactttttcatacattccggctgatgtgatgccgctgattcttattaaaaaattaaaattaaaaaattaaatgcttttatttcttttataagACCGGTAACATTGTTTTCGCGATTTTGGCATTAGTCCCAtattaaaagttgttcagtatgacctatagtCACTACGCAGAGTATGGCTAGTGACTAGAATTTCATCATATATTTCGAATAAATTACTGgtgatataaaattataaataatgtcaAGGTTTTAACGAGGAACTGTTAACTGTTTGTCATGTTTTGTGCCGCAGGTTTCTTCTGGCCATTTTGCTAACATTTACAGCCAGTACTTAATCTTAAGCGTTTCTTCTGTTGGATCCAGGAGATCAAGAATGGCAGGGCCGAGACATACAAAGGTAGTATAGATCTTATAAGAGTATAATTACTTCGTAGATTAGCAACTGCTACCATACGGCGGTTGGCCGCGCAGTCTTCTTTTGATACCTATATTCGAAGCATTAATGAGGAACTATGTTAGTCAACTGAAGTGGCGTTTTCAAGTTTGGAAAGTATCGCCCACCTTGTATAACCCACTTACTACATTATCGTAACTCATTTGGACCAACTATCGGCCTGAAAGGATTAACCGCTGACCAGAGATGATAGCATATCAATAGTCAAGGTAAGATGTGAGTCAGTTTAAGCCATCTACCGCTGCGAATCGCTTAACAAGTTTTGAGATGTATTTGCGAAGAATCTCCTGCCGCATGCGGCCTACGTCCAGCACCTCCTCGTGGTTAGCCTCGTCTGCCGCGTCCTCGCACGTCACGCACTCGTTGGTCACCAGCGACAGGCCGAATACTTTCATGTCGCAGTGGCGGGCGATGATAACCtgagaaaaaaaataagtattaataagTCGATTCGTTGTTTTACGAAGTGCTCATACAATTTCGTAAAATCTGAATGTTGGTACGCGATATGTATGGCTTTCGGCTTTAAATTGTCCCAAGTTTGCTGTGCAAGTGCTATCGCAACAATATGTACGAGCAAGATGGACTGCAATCGTGTTTACGAAGTATGGCTACTGAAGTAAGTCAGTTTGTAATACAATTTTTAACTTCGAACTTGAGACGATTCGATGGGATCTGGGTGCCGCGTGCAAGGTGGATTGGTGTTTCGGGGGATCTGATCTCTGTTCCAGATAGTATACGGTATATTCTGGTAGTATTCGGGTTGATTTTCGGAGCAGTCGGAATTATCCTAATACACCTTACAATTTTTTAAGCAGTTCCATTACCTCATGTACTGTCGACATGCCCACTGTGTCGACTCCCACCATTTTCAACATCTTCAATTCTGCTACAGTTTCGAAGTTAGGGCCTCCGAGACAGGTGTACACGCCTTCGCGTACGATGTTTTCTATGTTCAGTTCCTTCGCTACCtgaaagtaggtatattaaggGAAACGTGTAGTAAGTATACATATAGATACTTAGtacaatacatatttacttaGATAGGTAATGCTTAGCAATAGCAAGTAAATACTTATCGTAACTAGTAACAACTGGTAAGTATGGATGTTGTTTAAATGAGTATGGATTCGTAAAATAGATAAGAATTTCGTTCTAAAATTAATGTCGCCTCATCAATGGTCATGGTCCCTTATCTTAGTTCcagtttttatcatttattggtaGCCATAACAGTGCTTATATTCTTGTAGTTGAATCTATACTAACGCATCGTAGAGATAAGCTGTTTTGTTATGCAAGTTGTGTTCTAGATGCAATAACCCTCGATAACCTCGAACTTACTCGTAGtagttaagtgtaaggcctgagtggacgctcatgttgagcgtgcagcgaggcggggcgtgcggcgtgcatgtcaaacaaatgcaaacgtataggagcggccttagtgcacgcttcTCAAAtcccttgtgagcccgacgccacgctgcacaccCCGCCGAACgcgccgcttcgagcgtccactcaggccttacacttacacttacggtTGCAACTTGCATCAACCACGAAAGAATTATTGTTATCCGTGCCGGAGGAGCATGTATTGAttgtatacctatgtaatttttacCAGAGTTACCACATAATGTACGGAGCCGTACAGCGCATACATTAGCTGTCTAAATTCAAAGCATGAATTTGTCTTATACTTTACGCATcttatataatcaatgaatcTTTGAAATCTGCCCATGCGTCCGATTTTTTGCGCTGTTTCAGGTTGTAATTTGTCTTTTCTGTAGGCATACCAGCCAAAACTACCACTCGAACGATTTCTGGTCGGCGGTAgcaaatacaaaattttaatcTCGTTCTAAACTTTTGGTCgcaatttatgtaggtacttacttctttAGCTATTTTCCTATATTCCAAGTCGT
Coding sequences:
- the LOC134652454 gene encoding epimerase family protein SDR39U1: MTNLKVLIGGGTGFIGRRLGDLISKHGYDVTNVSRMPGRNNICWSDIAMRGLPDNTHAVVNLAGQQFMDFTKAWTPGFKQNVQNSRVFTTKSLVDAINKVEAKPKVLVVVTGVGAYEPSECNKYDESSTVTGSDFFSRLTTEWEGAASKVDPSVRLVIIRSGVVIGREGGMIKNMILPFFLGLGGRIGSGKQFLPWIHVDDLTGIIKFAIENEKVDGILNGVSPHIITNQDFTTSFAKALNRPAFFPVPETILNVLLNPERAMLLTKGQHVTPKRVVELGYSYKYPNLDEACKDVAHLFPKKTAN